One Cololabis saira isolate AMF1-May2022 chromosome 18, fColSai1.1, whole genome shotgun sequence genomic region harbors:
- the LOC133418535 gene encoding LOW QUALITY PROTEIN: protein ripply2-like (The sequence of the model RefSeq protein was modified relative to this genomic sequence to represent the inferred CDS: inserted 1 base in 1 codon) has product METLGDASKRNLARAXRAMINRKFLPAASQPEGTLQRADQPAETIEEIMDTNAANSGLQTLFSGHSSAQQSSLWRPWTGNESKTAAVTAHPLREEVSNTQQCKTPQVVHPVKLYWPKSRCFDYLYRDAEMLLRNYPVQATISPYEDSSSDEEGDDEDEDMEKQLN; this is encoded by the exons ATGGAAACACTTGGAGACGCGTCAAAGCGCAATTTGGCACGGG ACCGGGCCATGATAAATAGGAAGTTCCTGCCTGCAGCATCACAACCTGAAGGGACTTTACAGAGAGCTGACCAGCCCGCAGAGACCATAGAAGAGATCATGGACACTAACGCAGCCAACAGTGGATTACAGACTCTTTTTTCTGGACACAGTTCTGCCCAACAGTCTAGTCTGTGGAGACCGTGGACTGGAAATGAGAGCAAAACTGCCGCTGTGACG GCTCATCCTTTGCGAGAGGAGGTTTCCAATACGCAACAATGCAAAACTCCACAAGTCGTCCATCCAGTGAA GTTATACTGGCCGAAATCGAGGTGCTTCGATTATCTGTACCGAGACGCAGAAATGCTGCTCCGCAACTACCCGGTCCAAGCGACCATCTCCCCCTATGAAGACTCGAGCAGCGACGAGGAGGGCGACGATGAAGACGAGGATATGGAAAAACAGCTCAACTAA